The Deltaproteobacteria bacterium region GAGATTCCCGTAAAAGATGGGATTTCACCCGCGCGTGCTTTTTTGTAGAGCCCTTTGGGATCTCGGGATTCGCAAACATCTACACTTACGTCCATATAGACTTCCAAAAATGGTAAGCCATGCTTTCTGTGAAGCGCTCGGAGCTTATCCCGGTCTTCTCGGTAGGGACTGATAAAGCTACTTAATACCATGCACCCGCTATCTGCGAGCAGGATACCAACTTCTCCGACTCGGCGGATATTCTCGGTTCTGTCTTCAGGAGAAAAACCAAGGTCATTGTTTAAGCCGTGTCTCAGGTTGTCGCCATCGAGTCGGTAGGCATGTTGCCCAAGGGTGACGAGCTTGTGCTCAAGGGCGGTCGCCACAGTACTCTTGCCCGAGCCGCTTAGCCCGGTAAACCAGAGCGTTGCTCCCTGGGTACCAAGCTGCTTAAAGCGCTTTTCTCGTGAAAGTCCTTCGTGCCATTTGAT contains the following coding sequences:
- the cysC gene encoding adenylyl-sulfate kinase, which gives rise to MSEPVSTHIKWHEGLSREKRFKQLGTQGATLWFTGLSGSGKSTVATALEHKLVTLGQHAYRLDGDNLRHGLNNDLGFSPEDRTENIRRVGEVGILLADSGCMVLSSFISPYREDRDKLRALHRKHGLPFLEVYMDVSVDVCESRDPKGLYKKARAGEIPSFTGISAPYEAPLSPELRIQTDQCSIEDAADECIAMLKSHQLLS